The following proteins are encoded in a genomic region of Cryptomeria japonica chromosome 11, Sugi_1.0, whole genome shotgun sequence:
- the LOC131068256 gene encoding 3-ketoacyl-CoA synthase 4, with protein MEEGKKSSSNMVNSKLLWHGYRCLYCRLAWSTLPLVALIFCAYLLLKSKYYVLIGDLIILISASLCVYNVWFKRPLYLIEVACFRPPNWCRVPMETMMEHSVISGIFTKESLEFQRKILERGTLSEYTAVPNALMYLPPKTTLQAARYEAEMVMFGCVEEVISKANISVKEIGAVVVNCSVFDPVPCLASMVVNRFKMRSNVKSFNLGGMGCSASLVALDVARSALMTAEGESYAILLSTENITQNWYLGNCHNMLVSNCLFRMGCSAILLSNKRSDRARAKYKLLNLVRTHKGYEDMAYGAAFQQEDEEGKVGVYLSKSITAIASDALKTNIRALGPYVLPYYQQIIYLFFKWLKGKGKGLDSSYYVPDFRSVFDHFCIHAGGKAVIDGVQKGLKLPEEAVEPARMVLRRFGNTSSSSTWYQFQLLEWRGEMKKGDKIWQITLGSGFKCNSAVWVVNKDISPSINAWSES; from the exons ATGGAAGAGGGCAAAAAGAGTTCTAGTAATATGGTGAACAGCAAGCTTCTGTGGCATGGTTACCGTTGCTTGTACTGTCGTTTAGCTTGGTCCACGTTGCCTCTGGTAGCGCTCATATTTTGTGCATATCTGCTGCTGAAGAGCAAATATTATGTCCTTATTGGGGATCTCATTATTCTCATTTCTGCATCTTTGTGTGTATATAATGTATGGTTTAAGAGACCTTTGTATCTGATAGAAGTGGCGTGCTTCAGGCCTCCAAACTGGTGCAGAGTACCAATGGAAACCATGATGGAGCACTCTGTTATCAGTGGGATTTTTACAAAGGAGTCTCTGGAATTCCAGAGAAAAATTCTGGAAAGAGGGACTCTGAGTGAATACACAGCTGTGCCAAATGCTCTGATGTATTTGCCCCCCAAGACGACCCTGCAAGCAGCTCGTTATGAGGCGGAGATGGTAATGTTTGGATGTGTAGAAGAAGTGATATCTAAGGCAAATATCAGTGTGAAGGAGATTGGTGCGGTGGTCGTTAACTGCAGTGTGTTTGATCCTGTGCCTTGTTTGGCTTCCATGGTGGTCAATAGATTTAAGATGAGGAGCAACGTTAAGAGCTTCAACTTGGGAGGAATGGGCTGCAGTGCTTCACTGGTGGCACTTGATGTTGCTCGCAGCGCTCTCATGACAGCTGAAGGAGAGAGCTATGCCATCTTGCTCAGTACAGAAAATATAACACAGAACTG GTACCTAGGCAACTGCCATAATATGCTGGTGTCAAATTGCCTGTTCAGAATGGGTTGCAGTGCAATTCTTTTGTCTAACAAGCGCAGCGACAGAGCACGAGCAAAATACAAACTTCTGAATTTGGTGAGAACTCATAAGGGCTACGAGGACATGGCCTATGGCGCTGCATTTCAGCAAGAGGACGAAGAAGGAAAGGTGGGAGTTTATTTAAGCAAAAGCATAACAGCAATTGCTTCTGATGCTCTGAAAACCAATATCAGAGCCTTGGGTCCCTATGTTCTGCCTTACTATCAACAGATTATTTACTTGTTTTTCAAGTGgttgaagggaaaaggaaaaggATTGGATTCTTCGTATTATGTGCCTGATTTCAGAAGTGTGTTCGATCATTTCTGCATTCATGCTGGTGGGAAAGCAGTGATAGATGGAGTGCAAAAAGGGCTGAAGCTTCCTGAAGAAGCTGTTGAACCAGCCAGAATGGTTCTCCGAAGGTTTGGAAacacttcttcttcttcaacatGGTATCAATTCCAGCTGTTGGAATGGAGAGGTGAAATGAAGAAGGGAGATAAGATATGGCAGATCACCCTGGGAAGTGGATTCAAATGCAACAGTGCTGTGTGGGTAGTCAACAAAGATATTTCTCCCTCCATTAATGCATGGTCTGAAAGCTAG
- the LOC131068257 gene encoding uncharacterized protein LOC131068257, translated as MGGKRKRCSEISNIAHKLQRRENGNIAHKLQRREIGNRWALRNTHSQIKFRNFELQVGFDLFNFQYINHRSMIEEIVSGQGIIFALAESGVCAAFDRHTNKRFCYLNLSPQEVIRNMFYNKKNDSLITVSSYVSDRVSMKCRTTPLEYIRRAQPDAGFDLFENEKIWPGFVEFDDINGKVLTYSLQDHTYKIFDLNKYTLLFSLSDNEIEQIKTTLGKMLLISKRSACGSILPLKILSIEDGTVLKSINHSVLPDKKMDFVELFHEKVLLKQESECLQMIDVENEKIIEVSKEEFKKPSTVIFLYGKRLFLSFYGGDVFAWNLQGELVASYRDHLVMHPGCNVHLTNDEEMFISYRKVCKSDKRNGSIRINHSLTGKCCAKIDVGLFWSRPNASPIQSTFQDALEDITAFFYDQERNEIYTGDTRGFLHVWSN; from the coding sequence ATGGGAGGGAAAAGGAAGCGCTGTTCAGAAATTTCCAACATTGCCCACAAACTTCAGAGGCGCGAGAATGGTAACATTGCCCACAAACTTCAGAGGCGTGAGATTGGTAACAGATGGGCTTTGAGGAATACTCATTCTCAGATTAAGTTCCGGAATTTTGAGTTGCAGGTAGGGTTTGATCTTTTCAATTTTCAGTATATAAATCACAGATCCATGATTGAAGAAATAGTTTCAGGTCAGGGTATCATATTTGCTTTGGCAGAGTCAGGTGTTTGTGCTGCATTTGATAGACACACAAATAAAAGGTTCTGCTACTTGAATTTAAGTCCACAGGAAGTAATTAGAAACATGTTCTATAACAAGAAAAATGATTCTCTCATCACAGTATCATCGTATGTTTCAGATAGAGTCTCAATGAAGTGCAGAACCACCCCACTTGAGTACATTAGAAGAGCTCAACCAGATGCTGGCTTTGATTTGTTTGAAAATGAGAAGATTTGGCCTGGTTTCGTAGAGTTTGATGATATCAATGGAAAAGTTCTCACTTATTCACTTCAAGATCATACTTACAAGATATTTGATTTGAACAAGTATACACTACTGTTCTCCTTATCTGACaatgaaattgaacaaataaagACCACTCTTGGTAAAATGCTCTTGATATCAAAAAGATCTGCCTGTGGAAGCATTCTTCCTCTGAAGATCCTATCTATAGAGGATGGCACTGTTTTGAAATCTATCAATCATTCAGTATTACCTGATAAAAAGATGGATTTTGTTGAGCTGTTCCATGAGAAGGTACTCCTAAAACAAGAGAGTGAATGTCTGCAAATGATTGATGTTGAGAATGAAAAGATTATTGAAGTGAGCAAAGAAGAGTTCAAGAAGCCTTCAACAGTTATCTTCTTGTATGGGAAACGATTATTCTTGTCATTCTATGGTGGGGATGTTTTTGCATGGAATTTGCAAGGAGAGCTGGTTGCATCTTACAGAGACCACTTGGTAATGCATCCTGGTTGTAACGTTCATTTGACTAATGATGAAGAGATGTTTATTTCTTACAGGAAAGTTTGTAAGTCTGATAAAAGAAATGGGTCAATAAGAATTAACCACAGCTTGACTGGAAAATGCTGTGCTAAGATTGATGTGGGTTTATTTTGGAGTAGGCCTAATGCATCACCAATCCAGAGCACCTTTCAAGACGCTCTTGAAGACATTACTGCATTTTTCTATGACCAGGAAAGAAATGAAATTTATACAGGTGATACAAGAGGGTTTTTACATGTATGGTCAAACTGA